The genomic DNA TTTTTAAGCCGGTTTCAGGAGCGGGAGTTGTATGACCGAAGGCGACATAAAGGAAAGATTAGCCATGGTTACATGGATGATCGACCGTTACGATGTGCTACGCGTCGCCATTTCACGGCGGGCCGCCATAGTCCTCAGCGCGGACGCCATCCTTGTCACCGCCACCATTTTCCTGTTCGGGCAGTATCACAGAAGCTATCTTGTGGGCCCCGACATCATCACCAACTCCGAGCAGAGAATGTCCATCGCTTTTATAGCGTTCTCCGTTGCCACCATAGCCTGCCTTTGCTTTTCCATCCTTGCGGCGACTTCAAGCATCGTCAATGTATGGGTTAAAAGCGGCGATATGCCGGGCGGGGCGACGCCCCAGATATATTTCTTCCACGCCCGCGACACCTATGAGGCTTTTAAAAATTTCAAGTCGTTCCAGGAGACCGTACAGAAAACGACCGACAGGGATTTTCTGAACCACGCGGAAGCCGAGCTGTGGCGGGTGATAGTCGCGACGTATGTGCGCCACAACGATCTGAAAAAAGCGATTGTCTATCTTTACTGGGCCATTTTCCCTTTTTTGACCTCGCTTATAATCTTTTCGATCATGCTTTTGACCCCGCTTGTTAAGTAGCGCGGCGAAAAGGCAGTGTCTCAGTCTGAAATTGACTTGATACAAAGTAGTCCCCTCCTTTGCAAGGAGGGGATACAGGGGAGGTTTTTAACCCCTCCCGCACCTCCCCTTGCAATGCAAGGGGAGGAATAAGAGCGGGATAATTCAAACTGTGACACTACCGGCAAAAAGGCGGTGTCCCGGTTTGAAATTATTTCCTCCCCTTCGCCATGGGCGAAAAGGGGAGGGCGCGCCGTGGACATGCACGGCGCGGGTGGGGTTTAACCATGCGCTGTTTGGTATAGTTAAACAATGTGGATACTGGCGGCTGCATTGGGAGTGGCGCTTCTTCTTGCCGCGGGGCGTCGGCACGAGGCGGCCTCGATGTTTCAGCCCGCGCGGGGGGATGTCCGCGTCCCTGATGATTATCAGCCCAAGCCGCGCGACGTGTTCATCGATACCGGCAACGGGGTTATCCACGGCTGGTTTTTCGCGGCGGATCAAAACGCCCCCACGCTTCTGTACATCCACGGCAACGCCGATACCATCGTTCAGCGGCTGCCGGTCATCAAGGGGTATATCGGCCTCGGCCTCAACGTGTTCATCTACGATCCGCACGGGTACGGCAAGAGCGAGGGGGCGGCCGACAAATCCAATTTCGTGTCGGACGCGTTCGCCGCCTACCATTATCTTACGGAGCAATTGCGGATTCCTCCCGGCGGCATCATTGTGCTGGG from Nitrospinota bacterium includes the following:
- a CDS encoding alpha/beta hydrolase yields the protein MWILAAALGVALLLAAGRRHEAASMFQPARGDVRVPDDYQPKPRDVFIDTGNGVIHGWFFAADQNAPTLLYIHGNADTIVQRLPVIKGYIGLGLNVFIYDPHGYGKSEGAADKSNFVSDAFAAYHYLTEQLRIPPGGIIVLGQSLGGVPALRMANSKPVAGLILEGTFTSVRQMARDLYPTLPVWLLASGDFDNGREIRRLKIPVLIINGTADATIAPYHSQRLFDLAPEPREYLRVEGAGHTTMFETAPEAYYGAIARFVKRTAAPVL